A region of uncultured Desulfobacter sp. DNA encodes the following proteins:
- a CDS encoding AraC family transcriptional regulator — translation MDYYTTLRGSVEYIEKNLKDQIKLDDLAQKAKLSKYHYHRLFHKIVGESVYRYITKRRMAKAAEDLTQTAQPIIDIALNYQYASQESFSRAFMRIYGLTPGKYRKICGGNTSNKVIDLSSYFNRNKITNMAA, via the coding sequence ATGGATTATTACACAACACTGCGTGGTTCAGTTGAGTATATTGAAAAAAATTTGAAAGACCAGATCAAACTGGACGATTTGGCCCAGAAAGCTAAATTATCAAAGTATCATTATCACAGACTCTTTCACAAAATAGTCGGAGAATCTGTATATCGGTACATCACTAAAAGACGGATGGCAAAAGCGGCTGAAGATCTTACTCAGACAGCGCAGCCAATTATTGATATCGCTCTGAATTATCAATATGCGTCGCAGGAATCATTTTCAAGGGCATTTATGAGGATTTATGGCCTGACACCAGGAAAATACCGAAAAATTTGTGGGGGTAACACGTCCAATAAGGTGATCGACCTTAGCAGCTACTTTAACAGAAATAAAATCA